The following are encoded in a window of Rissa tridactyla isolate bRisTri1 chromosome 15, bRisTri1.patW.cur.20221130, whole genome shotgun sequence genomic DNA:
- the GALR2 gene encoding galanin receptor type 2 encodes MNGSATGSETGWQPESVIIPLVYLLIFLVGTVGNCLVLAVLLRNGQVKNTTNLFILNLGVADLCFILFCVPFQATIYTLEGWVFGPFMCKAVHFFIYLTMYASSFTLATVSLDRYLAIRYPLHSRELRTPRNALTAICFIWGLSFIFSSPYLSYYQEFQLANLTVCHPIWEISQRKVMDICTFIFSYIIPVLILSLTYVRTIRYLWRSVDPLQDMSESKKAKRKVTRMIIIVAILFCLCWLPHHLVILCVWFGYFPLNHVTYVLRILSHLLSYANSCVNPIVYALVSKHFRKGFKKIFNCLLYKKAANKVHVAQVMNTVSTLDAELSEVTHISEALPGHSSGHCKVPAQPWGEAELVGHQQKADGSFITFNVT; translated from the exons ATGAACGGCTCGGCGACAGGCTCCGAGACGGGCTGGCAGCCCGAGTCAGTCATCATCCCACTGGTGTATCTCCTCATCTTCCTCGTGGGCACGGTGGGCAACTGCCTGGTCCTGGCCGTGCTGCTGCGCAACGGGCAGGTGAAGAACACCACCAACCTCTTCATCCTCAACCTGGGGGTGGCCGACCTCTGCTTCATCCTCTTCTGCGTCCCCTTCCAAGCCACCATCTACACCCTGGAGGGCTGGGTGTTCGGGCCCTTCATGTGCAAGGCCGTCCACTTCTTCATCTACCTCACCATGTACGCCAGCAGCTTCACCCTGGCCACCGTCTCCCTCGACAG GTATTTGGCCATACGATACCCCCTGCACTCGAGAGAGCTGAGGACGCCCAGGAACGCCCTCACAGCCATCTGCTTCATCTGGGGGCTTTCCTTCATCTTCTCGAGCCCTTACCTCAGCTACTACCAAGAGTTCCAGTTGGCCAACCTGACCGTCTGCCACCCCATCTGGGAGATCTCCCAGCGCAAGGTCATGGACATCTGCACCTTCATCTTCAGCTACATCATCCCAGTGCTGATCCTGAGCCTCACTTATGTGCGCACTATTCGCTACCTGTGGAGGTCCGTGGACCCTCTCCAAGACATGTCAGAGTCCAAGAAGGCCAAGCGGAAAGTCACCAGGATGATCATCATTGTAGCCATCCTGTTCTGCCTTTGTTGGCTGCCCCATCACCTGGTCATCCTCTGCGTCTGGTTCGGGTACTTCCCCCTCAATCATGTCACATACGTGCTCCGCATCCTCTCGCATCTCCTCTCCTATGCCAACTCCTGCGTGAACCCCATCGTCTACGCCCTGGTCTCCAAACACTTCCGCAAGGGCTTCAAGAAGATCTTTAACTGCCTCTTGTACAAGAAGGCAGCCAACAAGGTGCACGTGGCCCAAGTGATGAACACCGTCAGTACGCTGGATGCGGAGCTCAGCGAGGTGACCCACATCAGCGAAGCCCTGCCTGGCCACTCCTCTGGCCACTGCAAggtcccagcccagccctggggggaggcagagctggtgggacATCAGCAGAAAGCAGATGGCTCCTTCATCACCTTCAACGTCACCTAG